Genomic window (Verrucomicrobiaceae bacterium):
ACGCCGCTTTCACGATCGCATCATGCAGTTCCCGCGCATCCGCGAGTCCATCAGCCAGCTCGAAGCCGCCCAGCCCGCCGAGCGCATCGAGCGCTTTCGCAAGCTCAAAGACCTCTACCGCCAGCTCGCAGGGGAAGAATGGCAGCGCCAGCGCCAGGAGCGCGAGGCCGCCACCGAGAAGAAGCAGTAAAACTCGTCTCAGAAAAAGTGCTCAGTCCTCAGTGCTTAGTAGAGACATCCGCATGGCGTGGAAATCCGACTTCGCACTAAGCACTGAGCACTCCGACAAGGCGGACACGAAAACAAACTGAGGTGCTTTTTGCCCCCGAAGGAGTGCGCAAAACAGGCCAGGATACCGCTCACAGGCCGGGAAAAAGGCGTTTGACCCATGATGGGCCATGCCCCAGTATCGCCGCCCCTTAAACCAGATCACACAATGCCCGCCAAAATCTACACTGAAAAAGACGCCAGCCTCGCTCCTCTCAAAGGCAAGACTTGCGCCGTCATCGGCTTCGGCTCCCAAGGCCACGCCCACGCACTCAACCTCAAAGAGAGCGGCGTCAAAGTCGTCATCGGCCTCTACCCAGGCTCCAAGAGCCGCGCCGTCGCCGAAGAAAAAGGCCTGAAGGTCCTCGACACCGCAGATGCCGTCAAAGCCGCAGACGTCATCTTCGTCGCTGTGCCAGACACCAAGATCGGTGGCGTGTACAAGAAAGACATCGCCCCGAACCTCACCAAGGGCAAGACACTGCTCTTCTCCCACGGCTTCGCCATTCTCTACAAGACCGTCGTCCCGCCGAAGGACGTGAACGTCATCATGGTGGCCCCGAAAGGCCCCGGCCACATCGTCCGCCGCCAGTACACCGAAGGCAAGGGCGTGCCCTCCTTGATCGCGATCCATCAGAACGCCGACAAGCAGGCCAAGAAGATCGCCCTCGCCTGGGCGCACGGCATCGGCGGCACCCGCGGCGGTGTCATCGAGACCACCTTCAAGGAAGAAACCGAAACCGACCTCTTCGGCGAGCAGACCGTTCTTTGCGGCGGCACCAGCGCCCTCGTCCAGGCAGGCTTCGAAGTCCTCACCGAGGCTGGCTACAGCCCTGAGATGGCCTACTTCGAGTGCCTCCATGAGCTCAAGCTCATCGTCGATCTCATGAACGAAGCAGGCATCGCCGGCATGCGTTTCTCCATCTCCGAAACAGCCAAATGGGGCGATGTGAAGGTCGGACCGAAAATCATCGACAAATCCGTCAAGAAGCGCATGAAAGCCGCTCTCAAAGACATCCAGACCGGCAAGTTCGCCAAGGAATGGATCAAAGAGACCGAAACCGGCTACAAGAAGTTCAACAAGCTGCTCAAAGACGGCGAGAAGCACCCCATCGAGAAGACCGGTGCCCGCCTCCGCAGCCTGATGCCCTGGATCAAGAAGCGCGACATCAAAGGCCAACAAGCCAGCTACGTCTAAGAGACCACCATCGAGTCAAATCCAAGCGCGGACCGGCAACGGTCCGCGTTTTTTTTGCCTGGGACTCGGGATCGAGAAAAAGCGGGAGGGTTTTCGACAAATAAACGATAGAGAGAGCTGCATCCCTATTATTTTTGGAAATAGCACAAAAACATTCACCCGATGGAGTCTATTCCACGGATAACCTGAGCTTGAGCGCTTATGATGCCATGGCAATGCGTGAGGCAGATCTCACAAGATTGCGCCAAGTCCTGGTGCGCCTGGACACCCCTACGCTTCTTCCAGGGAACTACTCCATCGGCTCGATACGGCGTTCTGCTTGGTACGGAATTCTGCGAGGTGAACACGATCGTGACGCAGCTCTAGAGGTTGCAGAGGAGGTTCTTGCCTATGACCCGACACTCGAGCCTCGAAAGACTAATATTGGCAAAATGATTGAATCCTGGCAGGCATCAAAGCATGAAATACAAGGAAGGGTGCTGCTTCACGGATTCACCGTGTCAAAACGTCTGGCTGACTGAAAGCCCCCTCATCTTAACCCCAATAAAACTCGCTCCCTAAGGCGAAATCCCTTAGCCTAGTTCATCCGATCTGGTGACCGTGCACAGTTCATGAATGCGTCAGCTGCCGAGTGATGCAGTCGTTCAAGCTCAGGCGGATGCGGCTGAGGAGGCGATAGACGGCTTCGACGGTGCGTCCGCTTTTGGCGGCGATGTCTTCGATGCCGCAGTCTTCTTGGTAGCGCCAGAGGACGATTTTGCGGTGGGCGTCGGGGAGCTTGCGGAGGCAGGTGTAGAGTGCTTCGGCTCGCTGGTCGAGGGAGTCGCCACGGCGGTCGATTTCGGCGGCGACGGCTTGGATGAAGGCTTCGTCGATTTCTTCGTGCTGGTGCTTCTTTTTGGCGCGGCGGTAATTGAGGATCTGGTGCGTGGCGATGGTGCGTGCCCAAGCGCGGAAGTTTGTGCCTTGTTCAAAGCGGGCGAATTGCTTCCAGAGGGTGATTTTGACTTCCTGCAGGATGTCTTCTGCATCGGCTGTGTGGGAGACGAGGCTGTGCACGTAGGCCGCGAGCCAGCGGTCATGCTGGGTGAGCAGGCGAAGGTAGGATTCGGTTTGGTCGATGTCGGTGCTCATGGGCGAGAGAATGGCGAATGCAGAATGTCGTTAAGTTACGATTACCCATGATCTTTGCCGCAGATTACTTCTCTGAACAATCCAGTCTGTGGCTTTCCTGAATCTGCGGCAATCCCTTCATCACTTAACGAAATTGAATGCAGAATGACGAATGGCTGAGGAGAGGTGCGGTTTCGTCATTCCGGCGCAGCCGACCGGTCACGCCATGAGTTTGGTGTTGGCGTTGCCTTCGTTGAGGTCGATGCGCTCGGGGCGGCCTTTGTGGGGATAGACGAGGCGGGTGTGATCGACGCCCATGAGGGCGAGGATGCTGGCGTGCAGGTCGTGGACATGCATGCGGTCCCGGACGGCGTAGAGGCCGAGGTCGTCGGTTTCACCGAGGACTTGGCCGCCTTTGACGCCGCCGCCGGCCATCCACATGGTGAAGCCGGTGGGATTATGGTCACGGCCTGCGCCTTGCTCGCTCATGGGGGTGCGGCCAAATTCGCCGCCCCAGATAACGAGGGTTTCATCGAGGAGGCCGCGCTGTTTGAGGTCGGTGAGGAGGCCTGCGATGGGGCGATCGACGGCGGCAGTGAGGCGGCCGTGGTTTTCTTCGAGTTTGGAGTGGCTGTCCCATTTGCTTCCGGCGCCGCTGTAGAGCTGCACAAAGCGCACGCCACGCTCGACGAGGCGGCGGGCGAGGAGGCAGTTGCGACCATAGACGGCGGTTTCTGGGTAGTTCATGCCGTAGAGGGCTTTGGTGCTTTCGCTTTCTTTGCTGAGATCGACAGCGGTGGGGGCCTCTGCCTGCATGGTGTAGGCGAGCTCGTAGGAGCGGATGCGGGCCTCCAGCTCGGTGTTGTCGCTGCGGATGGAGGCGTAGTCGCGGTTCAAAGTCGCTAGTAGGTCGAGCTTGTCGCGTTGGCGGCGGTCACTGAGGCCTTTGGGGTTGTCGAGGTATTTGATGGGGGTGCCTTCGGAGCTGAATTCGACGCCTTGATAGATGCTGGGCATGAAGCCGCTGCCCCAGTTGCGCACGCCATTCACCACGGTGCCTTCGCTGTCTTTGATGACGACAAAGCCGGGTAGATCGTGGTTTTCGCTGCCGAGTCCGTAGTTGACCCAGGCGCCGAGGGATGGTCTGCCGCCGAAGATGCTGCCTGTATTCATTTGGCAGACGCCACCGGCGTGATTGATGCCGTCGGAGACGCAGGAGTTGATGACGGCGATGTCATCGGCGTGTTCGCCGACGTGTTTGAACCAGTCGCTGATTTCGAGGCCGCTTTGGCCGTATTTTTTCCAGGTGCGGCTACATGCGAAGAGCGGGGCGTCGCTCTCGCCCATGGCTAAGACGGGGACTTTGAAGCTGGAGGGTAGTTTTTGGCCTGCGAGCTGGTTGAGGAGCGGTTTGCGGTCGAAAGTATCGAGATGGCTGGGGCCGCCCTCCATGAAGCAAAAAATGACGCTTTTGGCCTGACCGAGCTTGTTGGGCAGTTTGGTCAAAATGGGGCTGAGATCCTTCGGTGCGGCCAAAAGGGGCTCATTCATTAGCGCGGCGGCTGCGACGGCTCCGAATCCGCAACCGGCACGGTTGAGGAATTCGCGGCGAGAGTGTGGGTGGTCGATTCGGCGGCAAAACATGGTAGTGGGATGAGAACGTCACATCCAATAGGTTTTAACCGGGGAGATTTTGGACGAAAAATCGGCCTTCAGAGGGTGAGGAGCACTTTGGCGGCACCGCTGGAGAGGGCTGGGGGGATGGCGCGGCGGAAGTCATCGAGGCTGACGGGCTTGGTGAGGAAGGCGTTCATGCCGACTTCGCGGCATTCTTCTTTGACGCCGACGAGGGCGTGGCCGGTCATGGCGATGATGCTGGGCTGTTTTTTGAGATTGAAGTTGCTGCGGATGGCACGGGTGGCGTCGATGCCGCCCATGACGGGCATCTGGAGGTCCATGAAGACGATGTCGTAGGAGTTGGAGGCGCTGATGTCCACGGCCTCTTGGCCATTGTTGGCGATGTCCACTTTGGTGTAGCCGAGGCGCTGCAGGAGCATGCAGGCGATCTTTTGATTGAGGGGCTGATCTTCGACGAGGAGGATGGTGGCGGGGTGCTGACGTGCGAAGTTGTCACCGCCGTCGGCTTTGGCGGCTTTGGCGATGGCGCGGTTGGTGGTGATGGAGATTTGGGCATCGTGCCCGCCTGCGGCTGCACGGGAGCCTACGATGCTGGTTTCAAAGCTACTCTGGAGGTCGCTGAAGGGCTGTGGGGAGGCTGGGACAGATGCAGCGGAGTCGTGGGTAGGTGGTGAGATCTGCTGGGAGGCATAGGTGGCCACTTGGGCCATGAGTGGCATCTGCGGAGTGCCCTGGAAGGCGGGCGGTGATGCTGCGGAGCGCAGGACGGGTGGGGCGGGCGCGGCTGTGGGGACGAGGATGGGTGCTGGGATGGAGA
Coding sequences:
- the ilvC gene encoding ketol-acid reductoisomerase, whose protein sequence is MPAKIYTEKDASLAPLKGKTCAVIGFGSQGHAHALNLKESGVKVVIGLYPGSKSRAVAEEKGLKVLDTADAVKAADVIFVAVPDTKIGGVYKKDIAPNLTKGKTLLFSHGFAILYKTVVPPKDVNVIMVAPKGPGHIVRRQYTEGKGVPSLIAIHQNADKQAKKIALAWAHGIGGTRGGVIETTFKEETETDLFGEQTVLCGGTSALVQAGFEVLTEAGYSPEMAYFECLHELKLIVDLMNEAGIAGMRFSISETAKWGDVKVGPKIIDKSVKKRMKAALKDIQTGKFAKEWIKETETGYKKFNKLLKDGEKHPIEKTGARLRSLMPWIKKRDIKGQQASYV
- a CDS encoding DUF1501 domain-containing protein, translated to MFCRRIDHPHSRREFLNRAGCGFGAVAAAALMNEPLLAAPKDLSPILTKLPNKLGQAKSVIFCFMEGGPSHLDTFDRKPLLNQLAGQKLPSSFKVPVLAMGESDAPLFACSRTWKKYGQSGLEISDWFKHVGEHADDIAVINSCVSDGINHAGGVCQMNTGSIFGGRPSLGAWVNYGLGSENHDLPGFVVIKDSEGTVVNGVRNWGSGFMPSIYQGVEFSSEGTPIKYLDNPKGLSDRRQRDKLDLLATLNRDYASIRSDNTELEARIRSYELAYTMQAEAPTAVDLSKESESTKALYGMNYPETAVYGRNCLLARRLVERGVRFVQLYSGAGSKWDSHSKLEENHGRLTAAVDRPIAGLLTDLKQRGLLDETLVIWGGEFGRTPMSEQGAGRDHNPTGFTMWMAGGGVKGGQVLGETDDLGLYAVRDRMHVHDLHASILALMGVDHTRLVYPHKGRPERIDLNEGNANTKLMA
- a CDS encoding sigma-70 family RNA polymerase sigma factor, producing the protein MSTDIDQTESYLRLLTQHDRWLAAYVHSLVSHTADAEDILQEVKITLWKQFARFEQGTNFRAWARTIATHQILNYRRAKKKHQHEEIDEAFIQAVAAEIDRRGDSLDQRAEALYTCLRKLPDAHRKIVLWRYQEDCGIEDIAAKSGRTVEAVYRLLSRIRLSLNDCITRQLTHS